From Gemmatimonadaceae bacterium, a single genomic window includes:
- a CDS encoding Rieske 2Fe-2S domain-containing protein: MSCHDCLNRRAFLAKSAMAAAALALAEGCGDGQIGPSEATVQVGGSINVNDFPALANVGTLVDVGGSRAVIRTGPSTFHAFSMVCTHEGCDTQVTNNRFECPCHGSVFANTGAVIVGPASRPLDSIAVTFDAATGNLTFG; encoded by the coding sequence ATGTCTTGTCATGACTGCCTGAATCGCCGCGCATTTCTCGCCAAGTCCGCGATGGCCGCCGCCGCGCTCGCCCTGGCCGAAGGATGCGGCGACGGCCAGATCGGTCCGAGCGAAGCAACCGTACAGGTTGGTGGAAGCATCAACGTCAATGATTTTCCCGCGCTCGCGAACGTGGGGACGCTCGTCGACGTCGGCGGTTCGCGCGCGGTGATTCGCACCGGACCGTCGACCTTTCACGCCTTCTCGATGGTGTGCACGCACGAGGGCTGCGACACGCAGGTCACGAATAACCGCTTCGAGTGTCCGTGCCACGGTTCGGTGTTCGCGAATACGGGCGCCGTGATCGTCGGCCCGGCGAGTCGCCCGCTCGATTCCATCGCCGTGACGTTCGACGCCGCGACGGGCAACCTCACATTTGGTTGA